The following nucleotide sequence is from Nitratidesulfovibrio termitidis HI1.
CGGGGCTAGGCCGAGTAGAAGGGAGACTTGCCGTCGGGGAAGTCGGGTTCGACGCAGCCGATGCACACCGCGTTGGAGACGCACCAGTTCACGCCGCCGTTCCACTTGCGCTCGAAGCTGTCGCACATGGACATGGGGCCCTTGCAACCGATGTCGTAGCGGCAGCCTTCCTTCTGGGTGAAGGTTTCGCTCATCTTTCCGGCGTCGTAGAAGTCAAGGTAGGGACAGTTTTCATGGACGTTGCGGCCATAGAAGGGGGTGGGGCGGCCGTCGGCGTCCAGCAGCTTGACCACGTCGGCAAGACCGTCGGCCAGGCCCTTGGCCTTGATGGCGTTCAGCGCCACCACCACGGTGCCCACGATCCAGTCGGGATGGGGCGGGCAGCCGGGAATGTTCACCACCGGGGTGGCGATGCCGTTTTCCTTGAAGAATGCGGATACCGACTTGGCGCCGGTTTCGCTGCCCTGCGCGGCGGGAATGCCGCCGTAGGCGGCGCAGGTGCCCACGGCCAGCACGGCGGCGGCGTTGGCGGCAACGCTCTTCATGGCGTCAGCCATGGAGATTTCCTTGTGGTGCGCTTCGCCGATGATGCAGTACTTGCCGTCGGCCCCGGTGGGCACCGCGCCTTCGACCACCACGAAGTACTTGCCCTTGTACTGTTCCGCGATCTTCATCATGTGTTCCATGGCGGGCTCGCCTTCCCACGCCATGACGGTGGGGTGGAACTCCAGGCTGATGACCTTCAGCAGCACGTCGGCGATGGTCGGGTGCACCGAGTTCAGCAGCGACACCGAACAACCGGTGCAGCCCTGGCCCTGCAGCCAGAGCACCGGGGGCCGTTCGCCGTTCAGCGAACCGGAAATGGCTTCACAGACGGCGGGGTGGAACATCTGGGATATCCCGAACCCTGCAACCGTACCTGTGCACAATTTGACGAAATCACGCCTGTTGAGACTCATCCCTGCCTCCTTGGTTGCGGCGTTGCATAGACCGTAGCGGCTATTTTCCCGCGATAGCCCCGTATTCTTCCAATGATGAATAGCTTTCACCCCGCGCAAGGGTCAATGTGATGTCGATGGAAGGGGTGGGTTTTGATAGAAAAAAGTGATTCTTCGAGCCATGTTGCGACGATTGAGTGGTCAAACATGGCTGATAGTGTGAAGAAAATTATAAAAGTGCTATTGCTTTTGGCAATGTGCTACGCATAGTTCGGGGTGAGAGCATGCTTTTCTACCCGTGGCCATTGGAGATTTGTCTGAAATGGCCGCAATGGGGAAGGACAGCTGTTGTGCAGGAGCAGGGTGAAATGCTTGGGCAAGCATTGATGCGGGAAACAGCGGACACGAGAAAACGCCCCGGCCTTGCGGTCGGGGCGTTGCTGGTGGTGACGCTGTTGCGGGGGCGGCGGGGCGGGTGCCCCGGTCGCTTGCTTGGTCGCGTGCGGACGTTGTTCATCGTCCGAACCCGCCCTGCGGGCGTGCTCGACTTTACTCTCCGTCCGAACCCGCGCGCCGGGCGTGCTCGACTTTACTCTCCGTCCGCACCCGCCCTGCGGGCGTGTTCGACTCTACTCTCCGTCCGAGCCCGCCCTGCGGGCGTGCTCGTCCTTGTACAACTTGTAGGTGACGGAGTCGGCCAGGGCCTGCCAGCTTGCCTCTATGATGTTGAACGACACGCCCACGGTCACCCAGCGGCTGTCGGAATCGCCCGACTCGATGAGCACCCGCACGGTGGAAGCCGTGCCGCCGCCGGTTTCCGCGCCGGTCAGCACGCGCACCTTGAAGTCCAGCAGGCGCATTTCCTTCAGGCGCGGGTAGAAGCCCAGCAGGGCCTTGCGCAGGGCGTTGTCCAGCGCGTTCACCGGGCCGCGCCCGGTGGCGGCGGTGTGTTCGGTCACCCCTTCCACGTCCACCATCACCGAGACTTCGGAAACAGGCTCGCCTTCGCTGTCGTGCTTGGTTTCCAGCACCCGGAACTGCAACAGCCGGAAGAACTCGCGCACGCCGCGCCGGGCCAGCTTGCGCAGGATCAGCAGTTCCACCGATGCCTCGGCGGCGGCGTAGTCGTAGCCCAGGCTGGCCTTCTTCTTCAGTTCGGTCAGCAGGCCCTTGACCACCGGCTCGTCCTTGTCCAGGTGAAAGCCGAAGCGCCGCGCCAGCGAGACGATGTTGCTGCGCCCGGCCAGTTCGGTGATCAGGATGCGTTGGCGGTTGCCCACCACGTCGGGGCTGATGTGCTCGTACAGCGACGACTTGCGGTTCACCGCGCTGACGTGCACCCCGCCCTTGTGGGCAAAGGCGGAACGGCCCACGTACGGCTGACGGCTGAACGGCGGAATGTTGGCCACTTCCGAGACGTAGGCGGCCACCGCCGTGAGCTGCTGCAACCGGCCTTCGGGTAGGCAGGCGTACTCCCCGCCGAACTTCAGTTCCAGCGTGGGGATGATGGAGCACAGGTTGGCGTTGCCGCAGCGTTCGCCCACCCCGTTGATGGTGCCCTGAATCTGCGCGGCACCAGCCTGCACCGCCGCGATGGAGTTGGCCACGGCCAGTTCGCAGTCGTTGTGGGCGTGGATGCCCACGGCTGCGCCGGGCAGGGCCTCGCGCACCTCGGCCACGATGCG
It contains:
- the hysB gene encoding NiFeSe hydrogenase small subunit; this translates as MSLNRRDFVKLCTGTVAGFGISQMFHPAVCEAISGSLNGERPPVLWLQGQGCTGCSVSLLNSVHPTIADVLLKVISLEFHPTVMAWEGEPAMEHMMKIAEQYKGKYFVVVEGAVPTGADGKYCIIGEAHHKEISMADAMKSVAANAAAVLAVGTCAAYGGIPAAQGSETGAKSVSAFFKENGIATPVVNIPGCPPHPDWIVGTVVVALNAIKAKGLADGLADVVKLLDADGRPTPFYGRNVHENCPYLDFYDAGKMSETFTQKEGCRYDIGCKGPMSMCDSFERKWNGGVNWCVSNAVCIGCVEPDFPDGKSPFYSA
- the cimA gene encoding citramalate synthase, producing the protein MTRRIQLYDTTLRDGSQSEDINLTAADKLKIALKLEELGIDRIEGGWPGSNPVDVAFFKEIASYHLKHAVISAFGSTHHPNFTADSDPNLRAIVESGARVASIFGKSCEVHAAEALRLDATRNLEIIGDSVAFLKGKLAEVYFDAEHFFDGYRHNADYARSALRRAHEAGADVLVLCDTNGGTLPHEVARIVAEVREALPGAAVGIHAHNDCELAVANSIAAVQAGAAQIQGTINGVGERCGNANLCSIIPTLELKFGGEYACLPEGRLQQLTAVAAYVSEVANIPPFSRQPYVGRSAFAHKGGVHVSAVNRKSSLYEHISPDVVGNRQRILITELAGRSNIVSLARRFGFHLDKDEPVVKGLLTELKKKASLGYDYAAAEASVELLILRKLARRGVREFFRLLQFRVLETKHDSEGEPVSEVSVMVDVEGVTEHTAATGRGPVNALDNALRKALLGFYPRLKEMRLLDFKVRVLTGAETGGGTASTVRVLIESGDSDSRWVTVGVSFNIIEASWQALADSVTYKLYKDEHARRAGSDGE